One stretch of Euphorbia lathyris chromosome 7, ddEupLath1.1, whole genome shotgun sequence DNA includes these proteins:
- the LOC136235467 gene encoding rhamnogalacturonate lyase B-like isoform X1: MLIFVHVRPSSSLSTYPWVMIDNGILQLTLSNPEGIVTAIHYNGIDNLLELLNDESNRGYWDLVWSLPGTTGTTGIFDVIKGTSFKVIMESEEQVEVSFGRGWDPSMEGKLVPLNIDKRFVMLRGCSGFYSYAIYEHLKEWPGFNLAETRIAFKLRKDKFHYMAVANNRQRYMPLPDDRLAPRGQALAYPEAVLLVNPVEPDLKGEVDDKYQYSCENIDNKVHGWICMDPPLGFWQITPSDEFRSGGPHKQNLTSHVGPTTLAMFLSAHYSGEDLVPKFKAGEAWKKVFGPVFMYLNSLTIGVGDDDPLSLWEDAKQQMEIETQSWPYCFPASIDYPKSDQRGNVSGTLFVKDRFISDEYISANGAYVGLAPPGEVGSWQRECKDYQFWTRADENGYFSIRNIRTGDYNLYAWVPGFIGDFKYDVLITILPGSDIDMSVLVYEPPRDGPTLWEIGIPDRSAAEFYIPDPNPLYINKLYVNHPDRFRQYGLWERYVQLYPDGDLVYTVGVSDYRKDWFFAQLNRKKDDGTYQRSTWQIKFKLEEVVEDGIYKLRIALASATIAELQVRMNDQKANPIFGSGMIGKDNSIARHGIHGLYWFYNIQVEGSRLVKGENTVFLTQPRATSPFQGIMYDYIRLEAPSSFSYV, translated from the exons GTAATGATAGATAATGGAATTCTGCAACTTACCCTTTCAAATCCTGAAGGAATTGTCACTGCCATTCACTACAATGGTATTGACAATCTGCTTGAACTTCTTAACGACGAATCTAATAGAGG GTATTGGGACCTTGTTTGGAGCTTGCCAGGAACTACAGGAACAACTGGAATCTTTGACGT GATTAAAGGAACAAGTTTTAAGGTTATAATGGAAAGCGAAGAACAAGTAGAGGTATCATTTGGTCGAGGATGGGATCCTTCTATGGAGGGGAAACTGGTTCCATTAAATATAGACAAAAG GTTTGTGATGCTTCGTGGTTGTTCAGGATTCTACTCATATGCCATCTACGAGCACTTAAAAGAATGGCCTGGTTTCAACCTTGCTGAAACAAGAATCGCATTCAAGCTTAGAAAAGACAa GTTCCATTACATGGCAGTAGCAAACAATAGGCAAAGGTACATGCCATTACCTGATGACCGTTTGGCGCCAAGAGGGCAAGCCCTGGCCTATCCTGAAGCTGTGTTGCTTGTCAATCCAGTCGAGCCTGACCTCAAAGGAGAG gtGGATGACAAATATCAATATTCATGTGAGAACATAGACAATAAGGTTCATGGCTGGATTTGCATGGACCCACCACTGGGCTTTTGGCAAATTACTCCTAGCGATGAGTTCCGATCAGGTGGCCCCCATAAACAGAACTTAACTTCCCACGTCGGTCCCACCACTTTGGCT ATGTTTCTGAGTGCTCATTATTCTGGAGAAGATTTGGTGCCAAAATTTAAAGCTGGTGAAGCCTGGAAGAAAGTGTTTGGTCCTGTTTTTATGTATTTGAATTCTCTTACTATTGGAGTTGGAGATGATGATCCACTTTCACTCTGGGAGGATGCTAAACaacag ATGGAGATTGAAACCCAAAGCTGGCCCTATTGTTTTCCAGCTTCCATAGATTACCCAAAATCAGATCAACGGGGGAATGTTAGCGGTACACTATTTGTCAAAGATAG ATTTATTAGTGATGAGTATATATCAGCAAATGGAGCATATGTTGGATTGGCCCCACCTGGAGAGGTTGGATCCTGGCAAAGGGAATGCAAG GACTATCAATTCTGGACCAGAGCAGATGAAAATGGCTATTTCTCTATTAGGAATATACGTACTGGTGACTATAATCTTTATGCATGGGTTCCTGGTTTTATTGGTGATTTCAAGTATGATGTTCTCATTACCATTCTTCCAG gtTCTGATATAGATATGAGCGTTCTTGTATATGAACCTCCAAGAGATGGTCCAACATTATGGGAAATTGGAATTCCTGATCGTTCTGCTGCAGAATTCTATATTCCTGATCCCAATCCTTTGTATATCAACAAACTCTATGTTAATCATCCTGACAG GTTTAGGCAATATGGATTGTGGGAAAGATATGTACAGCTGTATCCTGATGGAGACTTAGTTTACACAGTTGGTGTTAGTGATTATAGAAAAGATTGGTTCTTTGCTCAACTTAACAG GAAGAAAGATGATGGGACATACCAGAGAAGTACATGGCAAATAAAGTTCAAACTAGAGGAAGTTGTTGAAGATGGGATATATAAACTGCGGATTGCACTTGCATCAGCAACTATTGCAGAATTGCAGGTTAGAATGAATGATCAGAAAGCAAACCCAATATTTGGAAGTGGAATGATAGGGAAAGACAACTCAATAGCAAGACATGGAATTCATGGGCTGTATTGGTTCTACAACATACAAGTAGAAGGGAGTAGACTTGTGAAAGGAGAGAATACAGTGTTTTTGACACAACCTAGAGCAACTAGTCCTTTTCAGGGGATTATGTATGATTACATTCGTCTTGAAgcaccttcttctttttcgtaTGTGTAA
- the LOC136235467 gene encoding rhamnogalacturonate lyase B-like isoform X2, whose amino-acid sequence MPLKGVKLYIQDRHVMIDNGILQLTLSNPEGIVTAIHYNGIDNLLELLNDESNRGYWDLVWSLPGTTGTTGIFDVIKGTSFKVIMESEEQVEVSFGRGWDPSMEGKLVPLNIDKRFVMLRGCSGFYSYAIYEHLKEWPGFNLAETRIAFKLRKDKFHYMAVANNRQRYMPLPDDRLAPRGQALAYPEAVLLVNPVEPDLKGEVDDKYQYSCENIDNKVHGWICMDPPLGFWQITPSDEFRSGGPHKQNLTSHVGPTTLAMFLSAHYSGEDLVPKFKAGEAWKKVFGPVFMYLNSLTIGVGDDDPLSLWEDAKQQMEIETQSWPYCFPASIDYPKSDQRGNVSGTLFVKDRFISDEYISANGAYVGLAPPGEVGSWQRECKDYQFWTRADENGYFSIRNIRTGDYNLYAWVPGFIGDFKYDVLITILPGSDIDMSVLVYEPPRDGPTLWEIGIPDRSAAEFYIPDPNPLYINKLYVNHPDRFRQYGLWERYVQLYPDGDLVYTVGVSDYRKDWFFAQLNRKKDDGTYQRSTWQIKFKLEEVVEDGIYKLRIALASATIAELQVRMNDQKANPIFGSGMIGKDNSIARHGIHGLYWFYNIQVEGSRLVKGENTVFLTQPRATSPFQGIMYDYIRLEAPSSFSYV is encoded by the exons atGCCACTAAAAGGGGTGAAACTCTATATTCAAGATCGTCAT GTAATGATAGATAATGGAATTCTGCAACTTACCCTTTCAAATCCTGAAGGAATTGTCACTGCCATTCACTACAATGGTATTGACAATCTGCTTGAACTTCTTAACGACGAATCTAATAGAGG GTATTGGGACCTTGTTTGGAGCTTGCCAGGAACTACAGGAACAACTGGAATCTTTGACGT GATTAAAGGAACAAGTTTTAAGGTTATAATGGAAAGCGAAGAACAAGTAGAGGTATCATTTGGTCGAGGATGGGATCCTTCTATGGAGGGGAAACTGGTTCCATTAAATATAGACAAAAG GTTTGTGATGCTTCGTGGTTGTTCAGGATTCTACTCATATGCCATCTACGAGCACTTAAAAGAATGGCCTGGTTTCAACCTTGCTGAAACAAGAATCGCATTCAAGCTTAGAAAAGACAa GTTCCATTACATGGCAGTAGCAAACAATAGGCAAAGGTACATGCCATTACCTGATGACCGTTTGGCGCCAAGAGGGCAAGCCCTGGCCTATCCTGAAGCTGTGTTGCTTGTCAATCCAGTCGAGCCTGACCTCAAAGGAGAG gtGGATGACAAATATCAATATTCATGTGAGAACATAGACAATAAGGTTCATGGCTGGATTTGCATGGACCCACCACTGGGCTTTTGGCAAATTACTCCTAGCGATGAGTTCCGATCAGGTGGCCCCCATAAACAGAACTTAACTTCCCACGTCGGTCCCACCACTTTGGCT ATGTTTCTGAGTGCTCATTATTCTGGAGAAGATTTGGTGCCAAAATTTAAAGCTGGTGAAGCCTGGAAGAAAGTGTTTGGTCCTGTTTTTATGTATTTGAATTCTCTTACTATTGGAGTTGGAGATGATGATCCACTTTCACTCTGGGAGGATGCTAAACaacag ATGGAGATTGAAACCCAAAGCTGGCCCTATTGTTTTCCAGCTTCCATAGATTACCCAAAATCAGATCAACGGGGGAATGTTAGCGGTACACTATTTGTCAAAGATAG ATTTATTAGTGATGAGTATATATCAGCAAATGGAGCATATGTTGGATTGGCCCCACCTGGAGAGGTTGGATCCTGGCAAAGGGAATGCAAG GACTATCAATTCTGGACCAGAGCAGATGAAAATGGCTATTTCTCTATTAGGAATATACGTACTGGTGACTATAATCTTTATGCATGGGTTCCTGGTTTTATTGGTGATTTCAAGTATGATGTTCTCATTACCATTCTTCCAG gtTCTGATATAGATATGAGCGTTCTTGTATATGAACCTCCAAGAGATGGTCCAACATTATGGGAAATTGGAATTCCTGATCGTTCTGCTGCAGAATTCTATATTCCTGATCCCAATCCTTTGTATATCAACAAACTCTATGTTAATCATCCTGACAG GTTTAGGCAATATGGATTGTGGGAAAGATATGTACAGCTGTATCCTGATGGAGACTTAGTTTACACAGTTGGTGTTAGTGATTATAGAAAAGATTGGTTCTTTGCTCAACTTAACAG GAAGAAAGATGATGGGACATACCAGAGAAGTACATGGCAAATAAAGTTCAAACTAGAGGAAGTTGTTGAAGATGGGATATATAAACTGCGGATTGCACTTGCATCAGCAACTATTGCAGAATTGCAGGTTAGAATGAATGATCAGAAAGCAAACCCAATATTTGGAAGTGGAATGATAGGGAAAGACAACTCAATAGCAAGACATGGAATTCATGGGCTGTATTGGTTCTACAACATACAAGTAGAAGGGAGTAGACTTGTGAAAGGAGAGAATACAGTGTTTTTGACACAACCTAGAGCAACTAGTCCTTTTCAGGGGATTATGTATGATTACATTCGTCTTGAAgcaccttcttctttttcgtaTGTGTAA